Proteins from one Streptomyces sp. NBC_00289 genomic window:
- a CDS encoding sigma-70 family RNA polymerase sigma factor: MAEDVCRSCGKPLAARAGRTGRSSVYCSAACRQRAYRERHGPAGVGVEGLIEDIGRQVRELVPRPASVFYSGVTDLSSSVTRLRRIARLARDTTQDRAAAQGTEDIVTPTAVTESVPGTESAPDADPTPVTASAPVTKPVVGENEFAALVESYRREIRVHCYRMTGSYDDSEDLVQETFLRAWRARDTFQGRASARTWLYRIATNACLDFQRRTARRPRRYEPVPGMNHGDGAPPARITWLQPYPDDELPSTEDQPEATAVSRETLELVFLAAIQHLPPRQRAVLVLRDVLGLSAAESAEALELTVASVNSALQRARPTLRDHLPGRRADWTAAEPTERERTLLKRYMAAAERLDLSEVAALLAEDVTLTMPPNPFWFVGREAVSDFLRTSLDPASPAFFGHWRHLPARANGQLAAGGYVRRPGTTVYRAQVLDVLRFEGDRIVEITSFEPHLFPAFGLPLRL, encoded by the coding sequence GTGGCCGAAGACGTCTGTCGCAGCTGTGGCAAGCCGCTCGCGGCGCGCGCGGGCCGCACCGGCCGCAGCTCCGTCTACTGTTCCGCCGCCTGCCGGCAGCGGGCGTACCGGGAGCGGCACGGCCCCGCCGGGGTGGGGGTGGAGGGACTGATCGAGGACATCGGGCGGCAGGTGCGGGAACTGGTGCCGCGGCCGGCCTCCGTCTTCTACTCCGGGGTGACGGACCTGTCGTCCTCCGTCACCCGGCTCCGGCGCATCGCCCGCCTCGCCCGCGACACCACCCAGGACCGGGCCGCCGCCCAGGGGACCGAGGACATCGTCACGCCCACCGCCGTGACGGAATCCGTCCCCGGCACGGAATCCGCTCCGGACGCGGACCCCACCCCCGTGACGGCATCCGCCCCGGTGACGAAACCGGTCGTCGGCGAGAACGAGTTCGCCGCGCTGGTCGAGTCGTATCGCCGTGAGATCCGGGTGCACTGCTACCGGATGACCGGCTCGTACGACGACTCCGAGGATCTGGTGCAGGAGACGTTTCTGCGGGCCTGGCGGGCCCGTGACACCTTCCAGGGGAGGGCGAGCGCGCGGACCTGGCTGTACCGGATCGCCACCAACGCCTGCCTCGACTTCCAGCGGCGGACCGCCCGCCGGCCCCGGCGGTACGAGCCGGTGCCCGGGATGAACCACGGCGACGGAGCACCACCCGCCCGGATCACCTGGCTTCAGCCCTACCCCGACGACGAACTGCCCTCGACGGAGGACCAGCCGGAGGCCACCGCCGTCTCCCGGGAGACGCTGGAGCTCGTCTTCCTGGCCGCGATCCAGCATCTCCCGCCCCGCCAGCGGGCCGTGCTCGTCCTGCGGGACGTGCTCGGGCTGAGCGCCGCCGAGAGCGCCGAGGCCCTCGAACTGACCGTGGCCTCGGTCAACAGCGCCCTCCAGCGCGCCCGGCCCACCCTGCGCGACCACCTGCCCGGCCGGCGTGCCGACTGGACGGCCGCCGAGCCCACCGAACGGGAACGGACCCTGCTGAAGCGGTACATGGCCGCCGCCGAGCGGCTCGACCTCAGCGAGGTGGCCGCCCTGCTCGCCGAGGACGTCACGCTCACGATGCCGCCGAACCCCTTCTGGTTCGTCGGCCGCGAGGCGGTCTCCGACTTCCTCAGAACCAGCCTCGACCCGGCGTCCCCGGCGTTCTTCGGCCACTGGCGCCACCTGCCCGCCCGCGCCAACGGGCAGCTCGCGGCGGGGGGTTACGTACGGCGCCCGGGGACGACCGTCTACCGCGCCCAGGTCCTGGACGTGCTCCGCTTCGAGGGCGACCGGATCGTGGAGATCACCTCCTTCGAGCCGCACCTCTTCCCGGCGTTCGGACTGCCCCTGCGGCTGTGA
- a CDS encoding SDR family NAD(P)-dependent oxidoreductase has product MLLTDKTAIVYGAGGSIGGAVARAFAREGARVHLVGRTGETLDAVAKDIVAAGGLAETAVVDALDEEAVEAHVASVDAVDISFNLVTRGDVQGVPLTDLAVDDFLRPVVNGTRANFVTARAAARRMAERGSGVILTLNSGSAHGSPMMGGTGAADAATDTLVRNLAIELGPRGVRAVGLWAAGVPETLTKEKLAAVDAGLDLDDAALQGLLANLANMRMTRRNPTLGEIAATAVFLASEHAGGITGTFVNVTGGMFPG; this is encoded by the coding sequence ATGCTGCTCACCGACAAGACCGCGATCGTCTACGGCGCCGGCGGATCCATCGGCGGCGCCGTCGCCCGTGCCTTCGCCCGCGAGGGCGCCAGGGTGCACCTGGTGGGGCGTACCGGAGAGACGCTGGACGCGGTGGCCAAGGACATCGTGGCGGCCGGCGGTCTGGCCGAGACGGCCGTGGTCGACGCGCTGGACGAGGAGGCCGTCGAGGCGCACGTCGCGTCCGTGGACGCCGTCGACATCTCCTTCAACCTCGTCACCCGCGGCGACGTGCAGGGAGTGCCGCTCACCGACCTGGCCGTCGACGACTTCCTGCGGCCGGTCGTCAACGGCACCCGCGCCAACTTCGTCACCGCCCGGGCCGCCGCCCGCCGTATGGCCGAGCGCGGCTCCGGGGTGATCCTCACCCTCAACAGCGGTTCCGCGCACGGCAGTCCGATGATGGGCGGCACGGGGGCCGCGGACGCCGCGACCGACACTCTCGTGCGCAACCTGGCCATCGAACTCGGCCCGCGCGGGGTGCGGGCCGTGGGGCTGTGGGCGGCCGGGGTGCCGGAGACGCTGACGAAGGAGAAGCTGGCCGCCGTGGACGCGGGCCTGGACCTCGACGACGCCGCCCTGCAGGGGCTGCTCGCCAACCTCGCGAACATGCGCATGACCCGCCGCAACCCGACGCTCGGCGAGATCGCGGCCACCGCCGTCTTCCTCGCCTCCGAGCACGCCGGCGGGATCACCGGCACGTTCGTCAACGTCACCGGCGGGATGTTCCCCGGCTGA
- the pepN gene encoding aminopeptidase N: MPGTNLTREEAQQRAKLLTVDSYEIDLDLSGAQEGGTYRSVTTVRFDVEENGGESFIDLVAPAVHEVTLNGDPLDPAEVFEDSRIALPGLLEGPNVLRVVADCAYTNTGEGLHRFVDPVDQQAYLYTQFEVPDARRVFASFEQPDLKATFQFTVKAPNGWTVISNSPTPEPKDDTWVFEPTPRISSYITALVVGPYHSVHSVYEKDGQSVPLGIYCRPSLAEFLDSDAIFEVTRQGFDWFQEKFDYAYPFKKYDQLFVPEFNAGAMENAGAVTIRDQYVFRSKVTDAAYEVRAETILHELAHMWFGDLVTMEWWNDLWLNESFATYTSIACQAYHPDSRWPHSWTTFANSMKTWAYRQDQLPSTHPIMAEIGDLDDVLVNFDGITYAKGASVLKQLVAYVGMDEFFAGVQAYFKRHAYGNTRLSDLLGALEETSGRDLTAWSEKWLRTAGINILRPEIETDADGVITSFAIRQEAPALPAGAKGEPTLRPHRIAVGFYVLDDASGKLVRDERVELDVDGELTAVPQLVGQRRPDVVLLNDDDLSYAKVRLDETSLAFVTEHLGDFEASLPRALCWASAWDMTRDGELATRDYLSLVLSGIGKESDIGVVQSLQRQVKLAIDLYADPAAREALLARWTDATLAHLRAGAPGSDHQLAWARAFATTARTPEQLDLLEALLDGSQTIEGLVVDTELRWSLVQRLAAVGRFDEAEIAAEYERDRTAAGERHAASARSARPTAEAKAEAWSSVVDSDKLPNAVQEAVIGGFVQTDQRELLAPYTDRFFEVVKDIWASRSHEMAQQIAVGLYPAVQVSEDTLRKTDEWLAAAEPGAALRRLISEARSGVERALRAQAADARAADA; encoded by the coding sequence GTGCCTGGCACAAACCTGACTCGCGAAGAGGCGCAGCAGCGGGCGAAGCTGCTCACCGTTGACTCGTACGAGATCGATCTCGATCTCTCCGGGGCGCAGGAGGGCGGTACCTACAGGTCCGTGACCACGGTGCGCTTCGACGTCGAGGAGAACGGCGGCGAGTCCTTCATCGACCTGGTCGCCCCCGCCGTGCACGAGGTGACGCTCAACGGCGACCCGCTCGACCCCGCCGAGGTCTTCGAGGACTCGCGGATCGCGCTGCCCGGACTGCTGGAGGGCCCCAACGTCCTGCGTGTCGTCGCCGACTGCGCGTACACCAACACCGGTGAGGGCCTGCACCGCTTCGTCGACCCCGTCGACCAACAGGCTTACCTCTACACCCAGTTCGAGGTTCCGGACGCCCGCCGCGTCTTCGCGTCCTTCGAGCAGCCGGACCTGAAGGCCACCTTCCAGTTCACCGTGAAGGCGCCGAACGGCTGGACCGTCATCTCCAACTCGCCGACGCCCGAGCCCAAGGACGACACCTGGGTCTTCGAGCCGACGCCGCGCATCTCGTCGTACATCACGGCGCTCGTCGTCGGTCCGTACCACTCGGTGCACAGCGTGTACGAGAAGGACGGGCAGTCCGTGCCGCTCGGCATCTACTGCCGGCCCTCGCTCGCCGAGTTCCTGGACTCCGACGCGATCTTCGAGGTGACGCGGCAGGGCTTCGACTGGTTCCAGGAGAAGTTCGACTACGCGTACCCGTTCAAGAAGTACGACCAGCTGTTCGTGCCGGAGTTCAACGCGGGCGCGATGGAGAACGCCGGCGCGGTGACCATCCGCGACCAGTACGTGTTCCGTTCCAAGGTGACCGACGCCGCGTACGAGGTGCGCGCGGAGACGATCCTGCACGAGCTCGCCCACATGTGGTTCGGCGACCTCGTGACCATGGAGTGGTGGAACGACCTGTGGCTGAACGAGTCGTTCGCCACCTACACGTCCATCGCCTGCCAGGCGTACCACCCCGACTCGCGCTGGCCGCACTCCTGGACCACGTTCGCCAACTCCATGAAGACGTGGGCCTACCGGCAGGACCAGCTGCCGTCCACGCACCCGATCATGGCCGAGATCGGCGACCTGGACGACGTCCTGGTCAACTTCGACGGCATCACCTACGCCAAGGGTGCCTCGGTCCTCAAGCAGCTCGTCGCCTACGTCGGCATGGACGAGTTCTTCGCCGGCGTGCAGGCGTACTTCAAGCGCCACGCGTACGGCAACACCCGTCTGTCCGACCTGCTGGGCGCTCTGGAGGAGACCTCCGGCCGCGACCTGACGGCCTGGTCGGAGAAGTGGCTGCGGACCGCCGGCATCAACATCCTGCGCCCGGAGATCGAGACGGACGCGGACGGCGTCATCACGTCCTTCGCGATCCGCCAGGAGGCCCCGGCCCTGCCCGCCGGAGCCAAGGGCGAGCCGACCCTGCGTCCGCACCGCATCGCCGTCGGGTTCTACGTGCTCGACGACGCGAGCGGCAAGCTGGTGCGCGACGAGCGCGTGGAGCTGGATGTCGACGGTGAACTGACCGCCGTACCGCAGCTGGTGGGGCAGCGCCGACCGGACGTCGTCCTGCTCAACGACGACGACCTGTCGTACGCCAAGGTCCGCCTCGACGAGACGTCGCTCGCCTTCGTCACCGAGCACCTCGGCGACTTCGAGGCGTCGCTGCCGCGCGCCCTGTGCTGGGCCTCGGCGTGGGACATGACCCGGGACGGCGAACTCGCCACCCGCGACTACCTGTCCCTGGTCCTGTCGGGCATCGGCAAGGAGTCCGACATCGGTGTCGTGCAGTCGCTCCAGCGCCAGGTGAAGCTGGCGATCGACCTGTACGCCGACCCTGCCGCCCGCGAGGCCCTCCTCGCACGCTGGACGGACGCCACGCTGGCGCACCTGCGCGCGGGAGCGCCGGGCAGCGACCACCAGCTGGCGTGGGCACGCGCCTTCGCCACGACGGCCCGTACGCCGGAGCAGCTGGACCTGCTGGAAGCGCTGCTCGACGGTTCCCAGACGATCGAGGGCCTGGTCGTCGACACCGAGCTGCGCTGGTCGCTCGTGCAGCGGCTCGCGGCCGTCGGACGGTTCGACGAGGCGGAGATCGCGGCCGAGTACGAGCGGGACCGGACGGCCGCGGGCGAGCGGCACGCGGCGAGCGCCCGTTCCGCCCGCCCGACCGCGGAGGCGAAGGCGGAGGCCTGGTCGTCGGTGGTCGACAGCGACAAGCTGCCGAACGCCGTGCAGGAGGCGGTGATCGGCGGTTTCGTCCAGACCGACCAGCGCGAGCTGCTGGCTCCGTACACGGACCGGTTCTTCGAGGTGGTCAAGGACATCTGGGCGTCCCGTTCGCACGAGATGGCCCAGCAGATCGCGGTCGGTCTCTACCCCGCCGTCCAGGTGTCCGAGGACACGCTGCGCAAGACGGACGAGTGGCTGGCCGCCGCGGAGCCGGGCGCGGCGCTGCGGCGCCTGATCTCGGAGGCCCGCTCGGGCGTCGAGCGGGCACTGAGGGCGCAGGCGGCGGACGCGCGGGCGGCCGACGCGTAG